In Pyrus communis chromosome 1, drPyrComm1.1, whole genome shotgun sequence, the following are encoded in one genomic region:
- the LOC137735067 gene encoding probable lactoylglutathione lyase, chloroplastic, with the protein MVRIIPMASSIRPSLSTLRFAGASRLGFSFASFTPSRRLACFQLASAVPQSPSFGLKASKLLRGDGKTVGVAAAGNAAQASTTASPENVLEWVKQDKRRMLHVVYRVGDLDRTIKFYTECLGMKLLRKRDIPEERYTNAFLGYGPEDSQFVIELTYNYGVDKYDIGTAFGHFGIAVEDVAKTVELVKAKGGKVTREPGPVKGGKTVIAFIEDPDGYKFELLERGPTPEPLCQVMLRVGDLDRSITFYEKAFGMELLRKRDNPEYKYTIAMMGYGPEDKSAVLELTYNYGVTEYDKGNAYAQIAIGTDDVYKTAEAIKLSGGKINREPGPLPGLNTKITACLDPDGWKSVFVDNVDFLKELE; encoded by the exons atggtgcgGATAATTCCCATGGCGTCTTCAATCAGACCCTCGCTATCCACGCTGAGGTTCGCCGGAGCTTCTCGCCTGGGCTTTTCCTTCGCTTCCTTCACTCCTTCCCGCCGACTCGCTTGCTTCCAACTCGCTAGTg CTGTGCCACAGTCGCCGTCTTTCGGTCTGAAAGCTTCTAAGCTGTTGAGAGGAGATGGTAAAACCGTGGGGGTGGCTGCTGCTGGAAATGCCGCGCAAGCTAGCACAACGGCTTCCCCTGAAAATGTCCTAGAGTGGGTCAAACAGGACAAGCGGAGGATGCTCCATGTGGTTTACCGCGTTGGAGATTTGGACAGGACCATAAA ATTCTACACAGAATGCTTAGGAATGAAATTGTTGCGAAAGCGTGACATACCCGAGGAAAGATACACCAATGCTTTCCTTGGGTACGGGCCAGAGGATTCCCAATTTGTTATTGAACTCACTTACA attatggagttgacaAGTATGATATTGGAACTGCATTTGGTCATTTTGGTATTGCCGTTGAGGAT GTTGCCAAGACTGTGGAGCTTGTAAAAGCTAAGGGTGGCAAGGTAACTCGTGAACCTGGTCCGGTCAAAGGGGGAAAAACAGTAATCGCATTTATTGAAGATCCAGATGGTTATAAGTTCGAACTATTGGAAAGAGGGCCTACCCCTGAGCCCTTGTGTCAAGTTATGCTTCGTGTGGGTGATCTTGATCGATCCATAACTTTTTATGAAAAG GCTTTTGGCATGGAGCTCCTTCGCAAAAGAGATAATCCGGAATACAAG TATACAATAGCAATGATGGGTTATGGCCCCGAAGACAAAAGTGCTGTTCTGGAGTTGACATACAATTACGGGGTCACCGAATATGACAAGGGAAATGCTTATGCTCAG ATAGCAATAGGCACTGATGATGTCTATAAAACTGCTGAAGCAATTAAACTCTCTGGGGGCAAGATTAATCGGGAGCCTGGGCCATTACCTGGTCTAAACACAAAGATCACTGCTTGCTTGGACCCTGACGGATGGAAATCG gtttttGTGGATAATGTTGATTTCCTCAAGGAATTGGAGTGA
- the LOC137733716 gene encoding probable RNA methyltransferase At5g51130: MSSSRKGKEGAEEGEQQHGQISNKKRKEIFPYGNYKSYYGYRIGQEMEEDARLKVFKKEWFEGKDCLDIGCNSGIMTIQIAKKFCCQSILGVDIDANRIQDAYWHARKILRSENARKTLGKASKLEGASGSSEEKDLLDTVSFRKEDFVNSRDPHKNHYDTIICLSVSKWIHLNWGDDGLITLFTRVWSLLRPGGIFVLEPQPWKSYEKNYRVSETTRENYRNLMFYPKDFQDLLLDKIGFRKVEDIASSVSGSKTGFNRPILVFHK; this comes from the exons ATGTCCAGCTCACGGAAAGGGAAGGAGGGCGCAGAGGAAGGCGAACAGCAACATGGGCAGATCAGTAATAAGAAACGCAAAGAGATTTTCCCCTACGGAAACTACAAAAGTTACTACGGCTATCGG ATTGGCCAAGAAATGGAGGAAGATGCTAGGTTGAAGGTTTTCAAGAAGGAATGGTTCGAAGGAAAGGATTGTCTTGACATTGGCTGCAATTCTGGAATCATGACCATTCAAATTG CCAAAAAGTTTTGCTGCCAGAGCATTCTTGGCGTTGACATCGACGCCA aTCGAATTCAGGATGCATACTGGCACGCCAGAAAAATATTGAGATCGGAGAATGCTAGAAAGACACTTGGAAAGGCTTCTAAATTGGAGGGTGCAAGTGGCTCTTCTGAGGAGAAAGATCTGCTTGACACAGTATCTTTCCGAAAAGAAGATTTTGTTAACAGTCGGGATCCACACAAGAATCATTATGATACCATTATATG TTTGAGCGTGTCAAAATGGATTCATCTGAATTGGGGTGACGATGGATTGATTACATTATTTACAAGGGTTTGGAGTCTACTTCGCCCG GGTGGAATTTTTGTGTTGGAACCTCAACCTTGGAAGTCCTACGAAAAGAATTATAGAGTTTCTGAG ACAACTAGAGAAAATTATAGAAATCTTATGTTCTATCCGAAAGATTTTCAAGACTTACTTCTGGATAAG ATAGGATTCAGAAAAGTGGAGGACATCGCTTCAAGCGTGTCGGGCAGCAAAACCGGATTCAACAGGCCAATTTTAGTGTTCCACAAATGA
- the LOC137725243 gene encoding probable xyloglucan endotransglucosylase/hydrolase protein 26 yields the protein MALVLQAFLVALCITAFHQNLADAKVSKSMYLTWGTQHATIQGENLNLVLDQISGSAAMSKRGFLFGSIEMLIKLVPGNSAGIVTAYYLSSTGPKHDEIDFEFLGNVSGQPYIVHTNIYTQGNGTKEQQFYLWFDPTADFHNYTIHWNPTEIVWYVDSLPIRVFRNYENQGIAYPNKQGMRVYSSLWNADNWATRGGLEKINWTGAPFTAGFKNFRARACKWDGAASISACTATSRANWWTSPMYSQLSSSKLGQLQWVRNNHMIYDYCKDTKRFNGKMPPECSKQQF from the exons ATGGCGCTAGTTTTGCAAGCATTTCTGGTAGCTCTGTGCATCACTGCGTTCCATCAAAATTTAGCCGATGCAAAAGTTTCGAAGAGCATGTACCTCACCTGGGGTACCCAACACGCTACGATTCAAGGCGAGAATCTTAACCTCGTGCTCGATCAAATTTCAG GGTCTGCTGCAATGTCAAAGAGAGGTTTCTTATTCGGAAGCATCGAGATGCTGATTAAGTTGGTACCTGGGAATTCCGCCGGGATAGTGACAGCCTACTAT CTATCGTCAACAGGACCCAAACACGATGAGATAGATTTTGAATTCCTAGGGAACGTTTCTGGACAACCTTACATTGTCCACACAAACATATATACACAAGGAAATGGAACCAAAGAGCAGCAATTTTACCTCTGGTTTGACCCGACCGCTGATTTCCACAACTACACCATACATTGGAACCCTACTGAAATTGT GTGGTACGTCGATAGTTTGCCCATTCGTGTTTTCCGAAACTACGAGAACCAGGGGATTGCCTACCCCAACAAGCAAGGGATGAGGGTTTACTCCAGCTTATGGAATGCTGATAACTGGGCAACTAGAGGTGGGCTAGAGAAGATAAACTGGACCGGTGCACCCTTCACAGCCGGGTTCAAAAACTTCAGGGCAAGAGCCTGCAAGTGGGATGGAGCCGCCAGCATTAGTGCATGCACCGCCACTTCCCGGGCTAACTGGTGGACCTCCCCTATGTACAGCCAGCTGAGCAGCAGTAAGCTCGGCCAGCTACAGTGGGTCAGGAATAACCACATGATCTACGACTACTGCAAAGACACAAAACGATTCAATGGAAAGATGCCACCTGAATGTTCTAAACAACAATTCTGA
- the LOC137733700 gene encoding casein kinase 1-like protein 3, with translation MERVIGGKYKLGRKIGSGSFGEIFLATHTDTFEIVAVKIENSKTKHPQLLYEAKLYKILQGGSGIPNIKWSGINGEDNVLVLDLLGPSLEDLFVYCGRKFSLKTVLMLADQMITRIEFAHSKGFLHRDIKPDNFLMGLGRKANQVYIIDFGLAKRYRDATTNRHIPYRENKNLTGTARYASCNTHLGIEQSRRDDLESLGYVLLYFLRGSLPWQGLKADTKKQKYDKICEKKLSTPIEVLCKSHPVEFASYFHYCHSLTFDQRPDYGFLKRLFRDLFSREGYEFDYVFDWTIIKYQQSQKTGSPVPGGSNSHAMPARVDSHQVASGASAPYPAEVTDRIRSSNPTGSGVRMQFKSPTTGRNLSYGNPLEKNIANEAYPPPSTSFSGASRRNPTKPHMPTEATNTGHRHGNKVGPSSSWIQSLQRISSAK, from the exons ATGGAGCGGGTCATCGGCGGAAAGTACAAGCTCGGCCGCAAGATCGGCAGCGGATCGTTCGGCGAAATCTTCCTAG CTACCCACACCGATACGTTCGAGATCGTCGCCGTTAAGATT GAGAACAGTAAAACAAAGCATCCGCAGCTGCTTTACGAGGCGAAATTATACAAAATCCTTCAAGGAGGAA GCGGTATTCCGAACATAAAATGGTCGGGAATTAACGGCGAGGACAATGTGCTGGTTCTCGATTTGCTGGGACCGAGTCTTGAGGATTTGTTTGTGTATTGTGGGAGAAAGTTTTCACTCAAGACTGTCTTAATGCTAGCCGATCAAATG ATTACGAGGATAGAGTTTGCGCACTCGAAAGGTTTTCTACACAGAGACATAAAACCTGATAATTTCCTCATGGGTCTTGGTCGAAAAGCAAATCAG GTTTACATAATTGATTTTGGTCTTGCGAAAAGATATCGAGACGCGACAACAAATCGTCACATCCCATACAG GGAGAATAAGAACTTAACAGGAACTGCACGTTATGCAAGCTGCAATACTCATCTTGGAATTG AGCAAAGTCGGCGGGATGATTTGGAGTCTCTTGGATATGTTCTTTTGTATTTTCTCAGAGGAAG CCTTCCGTGGCAGGGTTTAAAAGCTGACACAAAAAAGCagaaatatgataaaatttGTGAGAAGAAGTTATCAACCCCTATTGAG GTTCTATGCAAATCTCACCCGGTGGAGTTCGCGTCGTATTTCCATTACTGCCATTCACTGACATTTGATCAGCGACCTGATTACGGATTCTTGAAACGCCTATTCCGTGATTTGTTTTCTCGTGAAG GATATGAATTTGATTACGTATTTGATTGGACCATCATAAAGTACCAGCAGTCACAAAAGACCGGTTCC CCGGTTCCTGGAGGAAGCAACAGTCATGCAATGCCAGCGCGTGTAGATAGTCATCAAG TGGCAAGTGGTGCTAGTGCTCCATACCCAGCTGAGGTCACAGATCGAATTAGATCAAGCAATCCCACTGGTTCTGGTGTCCGCATGCAATTTAAATCTCCAACAACAGGCAGGAATTTAAGTTATGGCAATCCTCTTGAAAAGAAC ATTGCGAATGAAGCATACCCTCCTCCGTCTACTTCATTTTCCGGCGCCTCAAGAAGGAATCCCACAAAACCTCATATGCCCACTGAAGCTACAAACACTGGCCATAGACATGGCAACAAAGTAGGTCCTTCGAGTAGCTGGATTCAATCACTCCAGCGCATCTCTTCAGCCAAGTGA
- the LOC137717004 gene encoding uncharacterized protein yields the protein MIGEVEKMIGVGLVWGATNALMRRGALLWDQALKSSSAQAQPGPIHHKLLASLMSWLKLLAIWQYTVPFFVNLSASATFFAILSHTPISLAVPVTNATTFAATAVFGLLLGEQTHLGLAMFGTALIVLGIWLCIN from the coding sequence ATGATCGGAGAGGTCGAGAAGATGATCGGAGTTGGTCTCGTTTGGGGCGCCACCAACGCCCTAATGCGCCGCGGCGCTCTCCTCTGGGACCAAGCCCTCAAATCCTCCTCTGCCCAGGCCCAGCCCGGCCCAATCCACCACAAGCTTCTTGCCTCCTTGATGAGCTGGCTCAAGCTCCTCGCAATCTGGCAGTACACAGTCCCCTTCTTCGTCAACCTCTCCGCCTCCGCCACTTTCTTCGCCATACTCAGCCACACTCCGATCTCGCTTGCCGTACCCGTCACCAATGCGACGACCTTCGCCGCCACCGCCGtgtttggcttgctcttggggGAGCAGACCCACCTCGGTCTCGCTATGTTCGGTACGgctttgattgttttgggcatttGGCTTTGTATCAATTAA